Part of the Zea mays cultivar B73 chromosome 4, Zm-B73-REFERENCE-NAM-5.0, whole genome shotgun sequence genome is shown below.
CTGGTCTCGGCCGCCAGCCGCCGGAGGTCTTCGTCACCGACCGTTTCACCGCGCACCGCCTGCTcgtgggcggcgccgccgccggcggcgcGTTCTCGGACCGCCCGCCGTCCACCGTGCCCAGCGCCGTGCTCTCGCGCCGCCGGCACTACAACATAAACTCGGCGCCGTACGGCCCGCTCTGGCGCGCGATCCGGCGCAACCTCACCTCGGAGGTCTTCCACCCGACGCGCCTCCGTCAGCACGGGCGCGCGCGCCGCCTAGCCCTCCACGGCCTCGTCGCGGACCTCGACCGGCAGCGGCGCGCGTCCGGCTCCGCGGTGCTCGCGGCGGAGAGCCTGCGCGCGGCCATGTTCGGCCTGCTCGCCACCATGTGCTTCGGCGTGGGCGTCGACGAGGGCGTCGTGCGCGCGATGGCCGACGCGCAGGACGACCTCGTCCAGTGCTTCCTCGGGCTGCGCGTCTTCGCCACGCTCCCCGCGCTCACGGGGCTCGTCTACCGGGACCGGTGGAGGAAGCTGCTCCAGCTCCGGCGGCAGCAGGAGGAGGCGTACCTCCCGCTCATCGAGGCCCATCGCGCCGGCCGGCAAAGGCGCAATGGCGAGCCCCCGGCGTACGTGGACACGCTCGTGGACCTCCGCGTGCCGGCGGACGAGCACGCCGCTGCGtcaggcagcggcggcggcaagcGTCGGAAGCGGCAGCGCAGGCTCACTGACGGTGAGCTCGTGGGTCTCTGCTCCGAGTTCCTTGGCGCTGGCACGGAGCCCGCTGCCGCGCTGCTGCAGTGGATCATGGCCAACCTGGTGAAGCGGCCCGACGTGCAGCGCGCGCTCCGTCAGGAGATCGACGCCGCCGTGGGTGTCGACGCCGACGAGGTCGGCGAGGAGGTCGTCGCAAGGCTCGAGTACCTCAACGCTGTCATCATGGAAGGGCTCCGGCTGCACCCCACCGTGCCCAGAGTGTTTAGAAAGGTGGGAATTAATACTATAAATCCAAAGTTCCTAGATAATCAAACGTCATTGCTTTTAATCATCACGCATGCAAGCTTATAAGCTTTGTGTTATATTATATATAACTAATGATTATCAATATAACAAGGTGATGCCCGACGACCATGTCGTGCTGGACGGCCGGCGTCTCCCTGCCGGCACCGCGGTGCACTTTCCGCTGGCGCGGCTGGCGCGTGACCAGACCACGTGGACCGACCCGCGTGAGTTCCGGCCGGAGAGGTTCCTGGCcggcggcgagggcgagggcgtCAGCCTGGTGGCGGCCGCGGGCAGCGCTGGGGAGATCAGGATGATGCCGTTTGGTGCCGGCCGGAGGATGTGCCCCGGCATGGGCGTCGCTGTGCTCCACCTCGGTTACTTCGTGGCCAATCTGGTGAGGGAGTTCGAGTGGGCGGAGGCCGAAGGCGAGCTCGGCGTTGACCTACGGCCCCACCTCGGGTTCTTCACAGTCATGAAGCGGCCACTGCGTGCGCACCTCACGCGGCTACGGCGGGAGGTGAGCTAGCTACAGCCTACAGCTAGGGCACCTCCACCTCCAGAGTGGTCCACAAGTTTATACACCATCAGTTctaaaataaaatttgttttacCTTTTAAATTGATTCATACAATACAAGTTTACGAAGGTTATAAGTGAGctttatatatatatgtttaaATTAGAAGCACGTCGGTGTTACACATTAAGGGTTTATACAGATTCATATCGTTTTGgattgcgtaacaccctacttcctgttgTGGTTGTGTATTGGTTTATGGAGTATGAAGGTTATAAGTGAGCTTTGCAATTGCTCAGTTGTTGTCGATGTGGACGCGTGAGATGATCTGTTTGTGTAGGGGGTCCCCctcggccttatatacacgaccagaGAGTTATCCCTTTACAAGTTGTAATCACTATCTACTTCATTTATCTCCTTCTTTGTCGCAGCTTGCAGCCCTGCATATTCGGGGTCTCGATCACTTCTTTGCCCGAGTTATCGTCGAATGCTTAGCTGCTCAGATGCTTACAACTACACCACCCGAGATATCAGCGCTTCGGTAATGCTTAACTCGGACGTCGGTCTTTATCTCCATGGATCAGATTTGCCCATCCTGGTCATGGCTTGCTGGCCTATCCCGTAGGACAGCACTACAGTAAACGAAAACAAACTAAATTAATTACATAATCAAATTTCGCCACATAATCAAATTTCGGCCATCGGACATAATAATCGGACATAATAAGCTAAACAATATTTAACATACTAATTATTTAATAACAAAAATAGCAACTACAAAACAATATTAACATATACAAAATAATACTAAAAATACTCACTTAGAGAATGCAGGGCGGGGCAGTTTCGGCATGGGAAGGGATGCGGCCGGCGGCGACGGGGCAGCACCGGTGGTGTGGGCGGCGGGACAGGACGACTGGGGCACGACGAGGCAGCACCGGCGGGGGCGTCCGGCGCGAGCGGGGCTGCGGCCGGCAAAGGCGATGACGGCGGGCGGGGCGGCGACGGGGCAGTGGGCGGCGGGACAGGACGGCGCTGGCGGGGGTGACCGGTGTCGGCGTGGCCACGACTGGGCTGGCGGGGCGGCGCGGAGCTGTCGGCGGCAGGCAGAGAAACACAGCGCGCTCGTGAAAATGAAACGGCGCGCGGGGCCTGGCCCACGTTAAAACACTTTATCTCCGACGGCTATCAACCCGGCCATCGGacgtaagcttatgtccgacggctacccTGAGAACCGTCGAACATAAGGTACTATTTCCGAGAGCCAGtagaggccgtcggacataaccttatgtccgacggcctcgtaCACAGCCGTCGGAGGTTAAGCGACCGTCGGATGTGTGTCGTTTTACTGTAGTGCAAACCAATGGGAGGCACATTAGGCGGTCCATGATACGTTTTAGTGTTCATgaggacccgagggatatctgtaCCCCACACTTAATCTGTCCCCCACAGTTAGAGACACATAGGTGCCTGCCGCCCGCTTCACGAAGTACGTTGACGTAGAATTAGCCATGGTACCAAGCCACACCTTTGAGGGCTCCTTTGCTGGGATGTCGAACTAGATGCAAGCCCTCTTAGCCTTTGCACCAGCAGGGGGAACCTTCCTTCTCACCCCTATATAGACCCACTTTTCCCCTCTTCACCAACTTTAAGGTCTTTCCCCTTTCCTCTAGAGATCAAGTAGAGACcatacttgaaagggaaatagggtttaaccttttcctataaataattttggtggttgaatgcccaacacaaatattggactaactagtttgctctagattatatgttctacaggtgcataaaggttcaacacaaaccaataaaagattgaagaaagggttcaaaaacaaaggagcaaagaaaccaagagTGCCATGGTCTGGACCGTACAACACCCAACTCTCAACTCTCAGGTTTctcagggcgcgctccgctataattcaccggactgtctggtgcaccagtggagcaacgactccttcacgcaacggtcgactgcaaaagctgaagaatcagatgaacagtgaagaacagtgagcgcagagtcagagccgcccgtcagaggcgcacctGATAGTGaataattgatagtcgcctagaggggggtgaatagggcgaaactgaaatttacaaatataaacacaactacaagccgggttagcgttagaaatataaacgagtccgagagagagggcgcaaaacaaatcccaagcgaata
Proteins encoded:
- the LOC103653100 gene encoding cytochrome P450 89A2, whose protein sequence is MQHSLTFLLLIPLTLFILIFCRRRHAWAREAAYARLAAVKSAVVKKLPGLGRQPPEVFVTDRFTAHRLLVGGAAAGGAFSDRPPSTVPSAVLSRRRHYNINSAPYGPLWRAIRRNLTSEVFHPTRLRQHGRARRLALHGLVADLDRQRRASGSAVLAAESLRAAMFGLLATMCFGVGVDEGVVRAMADAQDDLVQCFLGLRVFATLPALTGLVYRDRWRKLLQLRRQQEEAYLPLIEAHRAGRQRRNGEPPAYVDTLVDLRVPADEHAAASGSGGGKRRKRQRRLTDGELVGLCSEFLGAGTEPAAALLQWIMANLVKRPDVQRALRQEIDAAVGVDADEVGEEVVARLEYLNAVIMEGLRLHPTVPRVFRKVMPDDHVVLDGRRLPAGTAVHFPLARLARDQTTWTDPREFRPERFLAGGEGEGVSLVAAAGSAGEIRMMPFGAGRRMCPGMGVAVLHLGYFVANLVREFEWAEAEGELGVDLRPHLGFFTVMKRPLRAHLTRLRREVS